A genome region from Christensenella minuta includes the following:
- the argH gene encoding argininosuccinate lyase, protein MSKLWGGRFEGNTDEFAEGFQSSIGFDSRMYREDIMGSIAHAHMLGAQGIIPQEDADKIAEGLRSILGDIDAGKVEFSVHDEDIHMNIERLLTERIGDTGKKLHTGRSRNDQVATDFRLYMKRMVDETTERLTVLCGTLVDIAEENTGTIMTAYTHLQKAQPTTLGHYMMAYFEMFYRDIQRFLDCRKRTDVLPLGAGALCATTYPIDREMVAGELHMSGITRNSLDSVSDRDFALEYLAAASICMMHLSRLCEEIILFSTNEYGTLRLSDAYSTGSSIMPQKKNPDMAELIRGKTGRVYGDLTALLTVMKGLPLAYNKDMQEDKESAFDAADTLKACLRVMDGMLKTAEWKKDKLRAGAGLGFTNATDAADYFVKNGMAFRDAHAVVGRLVLYCEQQGKALDELTLEEVRQFAPEAEKDIFDAISLETCVHTRNVPGGPAPEMVREHIRQAKRLLGEL, encoded by the coding sequence ATGTCGAAATTATGGGGCGGAAGATTCGAAGGGAATACAGATGAATTTGCGGAGGGGTTCCAGTCCTCCATCGGCTTTGACAGCCGCATGTACCGAGAAGATATCATGGGAAGCATCGCGCATGCGCATATGCTCGGTGCACAGGGAATCATCCCGCAGGAAGACGCGGACAAAATTGCGGAGGGCCTGAGATCGATCCTCGGCGATATCGATGCGGGCAAGGTGGAGTTCTCTGTGCACGACGAGGACATCCATATGAACATCGAACGGCTGCTCACGGAGCGGATCGGAGACACGGGTAAAAAGCTGCATACGGGCCGCAGCCGCAACGACCAGGTGGCGACGGATTTTCGGCTTTACATGAAACGCATGGTGGACGAAACCACGGAGCGCCTGACTGTGTTGTGCGGTACGCTTGTCGATATCGCCGAGGAAAACACCGGTACCATTATGACGGCGTATACCCACCTGCAGAAGGCGCAGCCAACGACGCTCGGGCATTATATGATGGCCTATTTTGAAATGTTTTACCGCGACATCCAGCGTTTTCTCGATTGCAGAAAGCGGACGGATGTGTTGCCCCTCGGGGCGGGGGCGCTGTGCGCGACGACCTATCCGATCGACCGGGAGATGGTGGCCGGGGAGCTTCATATGTCCGGCATTACGCGCAACAGCCTCGATTCGGTTTCCGACCGTGATTTTGCCCTTGAATACCTTGCGGCGGCCTCAATCTGCATGATGCACCTCTCGCGGCTGTGCGAGGAGATCATTCTATTTTCCACCAACGAATATGGAACGCTCCGGCTTTCGGATGCTTATTCTACGGGGTCAAGCATCATGCCGCAAAAGAAAAATCCGGATATGGCGGAGCTGATCCGCGGCAAAACGGGAAGGGTGTATGGCGACCTTACGGCGCTTTTGACGGTAATGAAGGGTTTGCCCCTTGCCTACAACAAAGATATGCAGGAAGACAAGGAGAGCGCCTTTGACGCGGCCGATACGCTGAAGGCATGCCTGAGGGTGATGGACGGCATGCTGAAAACGGCGGAATGGAAAAAAGATAAGTTGCGCGCAGGGGCGGGACTTGGCTTTACGAACGCGACGGACGCGGCGGATTATTTTGTGAAGAACGGAATGGCGTTCCGAGACGCGCACGCGGTGGTGGGCCGCCTGGTGCTGTATTGCGAGCAGCAGGGGAAGGCGCTCGACGAACTGACGCTGGAGGAGGTGCGGCAGTTTGCGCCGGAAGCGGAGAAAGATATTTTTGACGCGATCAGCCTTGAAACTTGTGTACATACACGGAACGTGCCCGGCGGCCCGGCGCCCGAAATGGTGCGGGAGCATATCCGGCAGGCCAAAAGGCTGCTTGGCGAACTCTAA
- a CDS encoding L,D-transpeptidase family protein, which produces MNLRKAGCFIVILMLCVGAVFGCAKEDEPAPDGPPPQTATAEPTPTPSPSPSPSPTPYTELSEGAQGPEVQALQEALMELGYLVQDKATDYYGSRTRSAVAAFQKQNGLQADGIAGEETQKLLYSGDAKECDPFSKFAPTVNMTFEELVMSDDGTRDQYPEGFPAADTYKIIVDIEHQVTMVYSQDENGGYTVPVRYMLCSTGKDDCTPKGTFKMDKYHVRFSQFVRDKTYGQYWTQIRGAIYFHTILYEEFDTSTYIEEVWEKLGTADSHGCIRLTVPDAKWMWFHIAPGTVCVIRDGDPDDEETAAIRKQLVLADMPEERPVIDPQDIPSTDNWSPGDVAHDVPFVQGSQD; this is translated from the coding sequence ATGAATCTTAGAAAAGCGGGCTGTTTTATCGTTATACTTATGCTTTGCGTGGGAGCTGTATTCGGCTGCGCAAAGGAAGATGAGCCGGCGCCGGACGGACCGCCGCCGCAAACGGCTACGGCAGAACCGACACCCACGCCCTCTCCGTCTCCTTCCCCTTCGCCCACGCCTTATACAGAGCTTTCCGAGGGTGCGCAGGGGCCGGAGGTTCAGGCGCTGCAGGAGGCGCTTATGGAGCTTGGATACCTTGTGCAGGACAAAGCAACGGATTATTACGGATCGAGGACGAGATCGGCGGTCGCAGCGTTCCAGAAGCAAAACGGTTTGCAGGCGGACGGGATCGCGGGGGAGGAGACCCAGAAACTCCTTTATTCCGGCGATGCCAAAGAATGCGACCCGTTCTCAAAATTTGCACCTACCGTCAATATGACGTTTGAAGAATTGGTAATGAGCGATGACGGAACGCGCGACCAATATCCGGAAGGGTTCCCGGCAGCGGACACCTACAAGATTATTGTGGATATCGAGCACCAGGTGACGATGGTGTATTCGCAGGATGAGAACGGCGGTTACACGGTCCCCGTGCGTTATATGCTATGTTCGACCGGAAAGGACGACTGTACGCCCAAGGGAACGTTCAAAATGGATAAGTACCACGTGCGGTTCAGCCAGTTTGTGCGTGATAAGACCTACGGACAGTATTGGACGCAGATACGCGGGGCGATCTATTTCCATACGATCCTGTATGAAGAATTCGATACGTCGACGTATATCGAAGAGGTATGGGAAAAGCTGGGAACCGCCGATTCGCACGGGTGCATCCGCCTTACCGTGCCGGACGCGAAATGGATGTGGTTTCACATCGCGCCGGGGACCGTATGCGTGATCCGCGACGGCGACCCGGACGACGAGGAAACGGCAGCCATCCGTAAACAGCTCGTGCTTGCGGATATGCCGGAGGAGCGCCCGGTCATCGATCCGCAGGATATTCCCAGCACGGACAACTGGAGCCCGGGCGACGTGGCGCACGACGTGCCTTTTGTACAGGGATCGCAGGATTAG